The following proteins are co-located in the Camelina sativa cultivar DH55 chromosome 12, Cs, whole genome shotgun sequence genome:
- the LOC104733043 gene encoding 4-coumarate--CoA ligase-like 8 — protein MVGILSEMMKKEPSGQRVRNQVNKDDTAMLLYSSGTTGRSKGVISSHGNLIAHVARYIAEPFEQPQQTFLCTVPLFHTFGLLNFVMASLTSGTTVVILPRFELGEVLAAVEKYRATTLILVPPVLVAMINKADQIKAKYDVSFLRTVRCGGAPLSKEVTERFMEKYPTADVYQGYALTESNGAGASIDSVEESWRYGAVGLLSCGAQARVVDPETGLVMGVNQTGELWLKGPSIAKGYFRNEEEIITSEGWLKTGDLGYIDDDGFLFIVDRLKELIKYNGFQVAPAELEALLLNHPDILDAAVIPFPDKEAGQYPMAYVTRKPESNLCEKKVIEFISKQVAPYKKIRKVAFIDSIPKTPSGKTLRKDLLKYAISKL, from the exons ATGGTTGGAATATTAAgtgagatgatgaagaaagaaccaagtGGTCAACGAGTCAGAAACCAAGTTAACAAAGACGATACGGCGATGTTGCTTTACTCGTCAGGGACAACAGGACGAAGCAAAGGTGTCATCTCGTCTCACGGAAACCTCATAGCACATGTGGCGAGATACATTGCGGAGCCATTTGAACAGCCACAACAGACCTTCCTTTGCACTGTTCCATTGTTCCACACGTTTGGTTTACTCAACTTCGTTATGGCCAGTTTGACGTCAGGTACTACCGTTGTCATCCTACCTCGGTTCGAGCTCGGCGAGGTGTTGGCGGCGGTTGAGAAATATAGAGCCACGACTCTGATTCTCGTGCCGCCAGTTTTGGTAGCCATGATAAACAAAGCGGATCAGATAAAGGCGAAGTACGACGTGAGCTTCTTGAGAACGGTTCGGTGCGGTGGAGCACCGTTGAGCAAGGAGGTCACAGAAAGGTTTATGGAGAAATATCCAACGGCTGATGTTTATCAAGGTTACGCATTGACGGAATCCAACGGTGCAGGAGCTTCGATAGATTCTGTGGAGGAGAGTTGGAGATATGGTGCGGTGGGGTTGTTGTCGTGTGGTGCACAAGCAAGGGTTGTGGACCCGGAGACAGGCCTGGTCATGGGTGTGAACCAAACAGGAGAGCTTTGGCTTAAAGGGCCTTCTATAGCCAAAG gttattttagaaatgaagaagaaattatTACTTCAGAAGGATGGCTTAAAACAGGAGATCTTGGCTATATAGACGACGATGGATTTCTTTTTATCGTGGATCGATTGAAAGAGCTAATCAAATACAATGGTTTCCAg GTAGCTCCAGCTGAACTAGAGGCTCTCCTACTGAATCACCCAGATATTCTCGACGCAGCAGTTATTCC GTTTCCGGATAAAGAAGCAGGACAATATCCGATGGCTTACGTGACACGAAAACCTGAGAGCAATCTCTGTGAGAAAAAAGTTATCGAATTTATTTCTAAACAG GTGGCaccatataagaaaataagaaaggtCGCATTTATAGACTCCATACCAAAGACTCCATCGGGCAAGACACTTCGCAAGGATCTACTAAAATATGCCATCTCTAAACTTTAA